The following is a genomic window from Molothrus ater isolate BHLD 08-10-18 breed brown headed cowbird chromosome 19, BPBGC_Mater_1.1, whole genome shotgun sequence.
AGGAGCCGCTGAGGACGCGGCAGAGGCGGGCATGGACCTGGCCCTGCACGGGCTCGCAGGCCAGCGCCTCCCCATCCACTGTCATGACGCCCGCGGCCACCCGCGGCTCGAGGCGGAACGCGCGGACGGGGACGtaggacaggtggggacagtTCAAGTCCAGGTGGGTCCCCCTGGACATGGCCAGGAAGAGCTTGAGCAGCGTCACGCGGCTGATGCCGGCCTTCATGTAGAAAAGGTGGATGCAGCCGTCGTGCAGCCGCGCCGCCGGTGCCATCAGCAGGTTGGTGCCCAGGTGGGACTGGTAGATGGCGTAGACCAGGACAAACTCCTCCTCGGGGACCACGGTCCAGTGCGCCGGCACGGGCTGGCCCAGCGGCGCCAGCAGCGAGTCGGGGGGCAGCGAGCCGGGCGCTCCCGTCCCCGCCGGCTGCGGGATGTGGCCGTTGGTGACGGGCGCGGGGGCGTCCCGGGGGGccggggagctgctctgctccgcGGCCATGGGCAGGTAGGACAGGCGGCCCTGGTACACCCTGAGCTTGGCCAGGCACTGCAGCGTGCCCAGGGTGAAGCGGGCGCTGCCCAGCCAGCGGTACTTCTCACTGTCGATGTCCACGTCCGAGATGAAGCCCCAGCCAAAGCCCAGAAGGAGAAGAAGCGTTTGCCCGAGGCCGTGCTCAGCGACACCAGGTCCATCTGCGTGTACAGCCCCTTGCACAGGATGAAGGTGCAGTTTGTCAGCAGCTTTTTCTTGGCAACGTGGTCGTAGCTGTGAGGGATGGAGAGGGTGAGTTTGGAGCTCAGGaactctcctgctgccccagcatcCACCTGCAAACCTCACCCTTGTGCCATGGCTGGGACATGTCCCTGCTGGGTGACACTGTCCCTCAGGGACAGCTGCTGGGAGTCGTTTTGCTGGGGTTGGGAGGGATAAATTCCTGAAAGAGGGAACCGAGCCAGGGCAATGCTGGTCCCCCACACCTTGGGATTGACTGTGCCTGGGTGGGTCCTTTGGGTTAAAGCTTTACAGTCCCTGAGCCCAGAGAAAGGGAGTGGGGGGAGTAGGATACACAGGGATTAATCCCTTGCTCACAGCTGGGGCGGTGCTGCACCAGCCTGTGGGGAGTGAGGACCCTGCCGGGCAGCCCTGGGCATCCCAGcacccttccctgggctgcagccccacacagcctTTCTCTTCCCGCAGGGGGCAGTGGGTGCCGCGGGGCTGGGACTCACCCTGCATAGTAGTTGATAGAGGCAGCCAGGGCGTTCCCAGAGCCTCCTGGCAGGATGCACAGCGGCTTCTTCATGGCCTCCCTCCAGTCTGGACGCTCCATCAGCCCGTTCACCACCTGTGGGGATGAAGGACCCGTGGTACCCAAGGAACCCAGCAACCCCTGCCAGCCcggggggagcagagcccacggtgcccctgcccagggcaggacaggggtgATGGCTGCTTTGCTCCAAGCCCGGTGCCATCTCTCCTTTGCCATTCCCAGCCTGACTTTGTGACTCAGAGCTtggctcctgccccaggcaccccagctgtgcccagccccaggtgccctCACCTCGAAGAGCAGCCCGTCCCCAGACATGACCACCAAGGTGTCCCACTGCGACAGGTCCTCATCTCGCACCTTCTCATGGGCATGGTGGGCTCTTTCTGTTGGGGAGAGTGGAGAGATTTGGAGCATcaccctccatccctctgcccttcctgctgccaccccccACACAGTGACCCCAGCTCCAGACAGtgaccccagccccagagggTGACCCCAACCCCAGATGGTGACCCCAACCCCAGACAGTGACCccagccagggatgcaggaggcaAGGCAGtcactgctcctctgcaggaCCCAGAGCAGTGCTGATGCAGAGTCAGAGGCCCTTGGAAGAACCTGTCCCCATGTGGCAGGGCCCAGGCAGGatcccagggaagggaggaggaggaggaggaggaagagctgctcATGGACTCACCGGTGACAAAGACAGTGGTGGCAATGTCAGCCTCAGCCAGCATGGGCTGCACCACGGCCTGGAAGTCATCAAGGGCTCGGCCGGAGCCGCTCTGTGGGTTCAGCAGCACCAGCGCGTGGCAGGGCCGGGGCAGCACCCCATAGCTGTCacctgggggggacagggggctTAGGCTGCTGGgccgtggccctgccctgggagggctttgccagccagggcagcatTTGCCAAAAccaaaaggggaaggggaacTGGCCCTCCCCCATCCTCGCAAGCATCCCTACCCAGAGGGCACGGGGGcgagcagggatggagggtccctgctgggaatgctggggaggcagcacagacaggacacaggggCCTGCAGGGACTCATTTGAGCTCCCCCAGAATCAGCAGAGATGTTCACACCCTGCAGCACTCCAGCCATACCAGAGTGGGGGGATGAGAACTCCAGGTCCCAGTTCCCCGCATCCACCCAGATGGAGCGGGGCCAGGACAGACAGTTGTGCTGGCAGACGGAcgctcctctccctgctccccacggGGCTCAGGTTTCGCCTGCGAGGGCCTCGGCCGGGCTGTAATTACAAGCCTGGCAGGGGTCCCatccctctgcctccccagtTGTTTCCAGTCTCTCCTTCCCCAAGCCCAGTGGTCCCCatgcagggggacagggggaggcCACTGAGCTGCCctgtgagggaggcaggggaggaggaggagggcaggaaccccgggtgctgctgggcacccCAAGCCCTGAAgtgaggaagggcagcagcctcagggtcTCCCCGTGCCTCTGGAGatccctggctctgcagtgagGAGCCAGATTTGGGGTTGTTGGGGATGTCCccaccagctctgtgcccccTGGGCTCGGGGGGGTGGGTGCCCACCCCAGCACACAGACCCAGCTCGAGGCTGCGCCTGCTGACtcagcaggaagagctgctgagtcaggagagcagaggcctttcccagcaccatcctgggctgggaatCCCCTCTCAGCCCTCCTGGCACTGGGGGTGCCCCACCTCATCTGCACACGTGCAGTGATTTGAGCTGTTTGAACACACGAGCTGGGGTTTTACAGCTAAATCCTCTCAGCACccacagtggggacagtggtggGGAGAGGTGAGCATGGGGCCATGGATGACACCACATGTGTCACCTCCCCTGGGTGACATCCAGCACCACACCAGCTATGGCCATGAGCTCCACAAGCTGCCTGGAGGGAGGTGGGACTGGAGCATCCCATCTCcatgcccatcccagccctgggagcacacagagctctgctgacatCACCACCAGGATTATTTCCTGGCCCCATGGATCACCCAGCAGTGCTATCACCCTCCAGGGCACCTCCTGAGCCCCTTGCCAGCTGCTTGGGACCTGCCACCAAATCCACAACAAAGATCTGCCTGtgagagccccagggctgagcctggctctgggcatTGGCTCCAGGCTGGCCCTGGGTTCCAGCTCTGGGCATTGGCTCCAGGCTGGCCCTGGGTGCTGGCTCCAGGCACTGGCTCCAAGCTGGttctccccactgctgcccagggccagtggctcccccccacccccctccccagccccttaTCAGGGGGTTCCAGACAcaaagggagcagctgccctcgGGGAAAGCAGTGAagcacccagagcagaggcCACTCCAGTCTGGGTCAGGGATAACAAaaagcagcccagggctgggctgaccctgctcagagccctttGGAGCTTCCCTGGTCCCCACAGGCACTAAATCCCCTGCAAGCAAATGCAGACAAGGCCCACACAGGCTTTGAACCCAAGCCCAGCTGCTTTCTCTCTGGGGggctttctctctctttcctcccgCGAGTCCTGGATattgaaaagcaaaaggcaaagaCACTTCAAAAGCCTAAATGCAGTTTTCAACCCTGCAGTGCTAACCAAGCACATTGTTTCTCACACAAACATGGATCTGCAGCTGAGTCTTGCCTAAAAATCCTGCCTGGACCTGTGAGTGCTGCCCTGGACCTGTGAGTGCCTcctctgggcagcagggaaaggctgggacCCCAAGGATCAGCTCCTTGGCTGGAGGGGGAAAACAAaccctgctcagggcacagagggatgCCATGACTGCCTCCCAGGGGACAGATTGTTGGTACCAGGCTGTGAATAGTGATCCCAGTGTGGGACTGGtgacaccagcagcaccaggctcagCCCGGTGGTGGAACTGGAGGGTGCTGGAtcagagctggagcccagcaaTGGTGATGCACAGGGAGACAGATTTCAGCAGCATCCTGACCCATCCAACCCTTCCTGTTGCACAACACCGGCCAGTCCCTGGCATCCCAGCAAGATTCCACTTCCCAGCACAGTGTGGTCGCTTTCAGCCTCAAATGCTGAGTGGAGCAGAATCTGAgtcagcaggaggaaggggctccagctgctgccacaaacTCTGCTCCACTCCCTCTGCCCACATCCTCCCGTGTgatgtgccctggctgtgctcaggccGGGACcacactgccacagctctgctgtctgcagccCAAGCCACTCcactgcatccctgcatccttcTGGAAACTCTCAGCACAAGGAGCAGCCATGCCAGGTGGAATAAGGCTGGGGCTGTTTCCTAATCTGGATTTCCCTGTTGGGACACAAGCCTGGGGGCAGTTTGTTCCCTCCTGGATAGCTGCAGTTTGGGACACactgcaggcagccccagctttggggttagcagctgctgaggaactTTCTGTTTATCCCTTGGGACGAAACGAGGAGGGGGAATCATCCCTTCACCCCTGCgacagcaccaggctgggatcGCTGGTGGCTCTCCAGGTCCCCTCcccatggggacagggtgacagGACTCTCTGCACGGACTCACCCGCAGCTTCCCAGCACGGCCTTATCAGTCCCGCACAGGCCTCTCTGCCGGCACGTGCAAGCACTGGGTGTGGACGAGGGGCATTTTTAGCTCTGTCCCAAACTGAGGGAGGAGGATTGCAAATCCTGATGGCCTTCAGCGAGGAAAGTGACTGCAAAATTCTGCACTGCCTTCTCccatcctccttccccccacTGGCCTGAGGGCCCTGCGTGCaatgagctgctcctgccccagcaccctcGCACCGCCTGCTCACAGGGCGAGGGTTGGAAAGCGCTTGGAGACTTCCAGCTGCTGAGTTCAGGCTGGAAATAGAGCTGGGGAACTGGTTCTGCCCTCACCCCATTccactggatttttttgtaattccttaggaagagagacagaaagTTGTTTTGTAGCTGCAGGTCATATAAAAAAAagagctgcattttaaaatccaaGCAAGGAACAGCTGGGCTAAATGTGATTTGACAGGATCCCTCTAACCGCATGCCTCTTAATTTCCAAGTCTGATCAGAGCGACTGGACAGCCAAATAAATGAAGTAGTGCATATAATTGAATCTCTGCTCAGATGTTCAACTATCTGCCagcacaccctgccctgcctgcgGGAGCTGGGGGATGCGGCCCCCGAGCAGGACCCTCCCCTTCCAGACACTGCCAGCTCCCGAGGGGAGCAGGATCAGAAACACAGCCCCCGCCAGGCTGCCCTGAGATCCCGCTGGACCGCGGGGGTCCTGGGGGGATCTGcctgtccccaaatcccaagTGATGGATGGGacctgctggggacagtgccTGGCTCCCGTCCTGCCTGCGTCAGCAatgattactttttttccttggatCATGCTGCCCTTTGGAGCTTTGGAGTTATCAAACGGGAGCAATGGGGATGGGGGGTGCAAAGGGCCCCCATAGTGTG
Proteins encoded in this region:
- the SPHK1 gene encoding LOW QUALITY PROTEIN: sphingosine kinase 1 (The sequence of the model RefSeq protein was modified relative to this genomic sequence to represent the inferred CDS: inserted 1 base in 1 codon); the encoded protein is MAAGRRAPPEPGGGPVLLQGIFGAGPAPGAAACSLSLTARELQVRRAGGCSGGSAGPDAALRLADCVGSAAFPAAAAAACFSLVCYPLRGPRWGPPSRQRLERTFRVSRGPDAEGNLRIAQAWSRRIRELAVPAVPAQDGDSYGVLPRPCHALVLLNPQSGSGRALDDFQAVVQPMLAEADIATTVFVTERAHHAHEKVRDEDLSQWDTLVVMSGDGLLFEVVNGLMERPDWREAMKKPLCILPGGSGNALAASINYYAGYDHVAKKKLLTNCTFILCKGLYTQMDLVSLSTASGKRFFSXLGFGWGFISDVDIDSEKYRWLGSARFTLGTLQCLAKLRVYQGRLSYLPMAAEQSSSPAPRDAPAPVTNGHIPQPAGTGAPGSLPPDSLLAPLGQPVPAHWTVVPEEEFVLVYAIYQSHLGTNLLMAPAARLHDGCIHLFYMKAGISRVTLLKLFLAMSRGTHLDLNCPHLSYVPVRAFRLEPRVAAGVMTVDGEALACEPVQGQVHARLCRVLSGS